In Aquimarina spinulae, a single window of DNA contains:
- a CDS encoding DUF6304 family protein has protein sequence MRKYLATYQDKRGTETIYIKSDGSDMYFNLRNIDFEGPDFDQLTANKIDETKFDYEMFQDGSGDVTNFKLTITIPIQLFNVETDKIFIENLTAHIEVGETTTIKGLDHELNCLTLTTSFGEFKVEKKLEWMEDALIVLQNQLPENIYLKTCLSCKYSNYSPFGNGMFGNIYCFKKVKEKLKEVKDKHDLLDLWTPEAVDKGDIFSVQETFDCSEHQIPTEDDWYYKSWTKLM, from the coding sequence ATGCGAAAATACTTAGCAACATACCAAGATAAAAGAGGAACAGAAACTATCTATATAAAGTCAGACGGTAGTGATATGTATTTTAATTTGAGAAATATTGATTTTGAAGGTCCGGATTTTGATCAATTAACAGCAAATAAAATTGATGAGACAAAATTCGATTATGAAATGTTTCAAGATGGTTCTGGAGATGTAACCAATTTTAAACTAACCATAACGATCCCAATACAACTCTTTAACGTAGAAACTGATAAAATCTTTATAGAAAACCTAACCGCTCATATTGAAGTGGGTGAAACTACAACGATTAAAGGGTTAGATCATGAATTAAACTGCTTAACATTAACCACTTCTTTTGGAGAGTTTAAAGTGGAAAAAAAACTAGAATGGATGGAAGATGCCTTAATAGTTTTGCAAAATCAATTACCAGAAAATATCTATTTAAAAACCTGTTTAAGTTGCAAGTATTCTAATTATAGCCCGTTTGGAAATGGTATGTTTGGTAATATATATTGCTTTAAAAAGGTAAAAGAAAAGCTTAAAGAAGTTAAAGATAAACATGATTTGCTGGATTTATGGACACCAGAAGCAGTAGACAAAGGAGACATCTTTTCTGTACAAGAAACCTTTGATTGCTCAGAGCACCAAATACCAACTGAAGATGATTGGTATTATAAAAGCTGGACAAAATTGATGTAA
- a CDS encoding tetratricopeptide repeat protein, producing the protein MKIINTSIICLLCFLSFSVTVLSQNKKIDSLKKELKIYTKKDTVRVKILNHLAYYHYRNNPPQSLAYAEQAGKLADEIKSVKGKARSFYMKGITYMEQANFKTSIVNYEKAIELYTSIDDLKGLAGCNNALGVLNKYKGNQKLALKYYKKALAIDQKLGVKKNMPNYLYNIGGIYSGMGKHKEALVNFKKALKTYTSNNNEYGILSCWNSMAIVYLDQGNYPLAIEYNHKSLDIAKKSKDSIGVFQSLNNIGNIYRQQQLYEKALDFYKKALAIKQANHNSKSSTAIKNNIGGIYIDKKEFANAISYFKETITLSRKIKDDEHLAISLNGLGFGYLGIKKYSEALASFKEANKITSVNQKQYELVESHIGMACAYYYMKKYNLALINAEKGAQLANTYKLLKHRRDAYELLSKINNELGEHKKALLSNQQLKILNDSLFNRENIQKITEVEYEYKYKNELESAEKRELRLTQTVKTTTNNLERSQRNLLLGVIAFLVTTLILGATIFFLKLRNEKSKTQNIIIEQKLLRSQMTPHFIFNSLSVLQGMILNKEEKKSVSYLSKFSKLLRIILENSRDKIVLLSQELTAIKSYLALQNLENKTYQYTVFVEDTIDVSVFKIPPMLIQPFVENAIEHAFVNQKENRIIDVYLSYSNKNLICTITDNGIGVDSQKENKKGNKKSLSTTITSERLKILSKDFKMKSSISVEDRKKYNEQGTLVTLIIPYKIQEV; encoded by the coding sequence ATGAAAATAATAAATACATCTATTATTTGCTTATTATGTTTCTTGTCTTTTTCTGTAACTGTTTTATCTCAGAATAAAAAGATAGACAGTTTAAAAAAAGAATTAAAAATTTATACCAAAAAAGATACTGTTAGAGTAAAAATCCTCAATCATTTAGCTTATTATCACTATAGAAATAATCCTCCTCAATCATTAGCATATGCCGAACAAGCAGGAAAGCTTGCCGATGAAATAAAATCCGTAAAAGGAAAAGCCCGCAGTTTTTATATGAAAGGGATTACTTATATGGAACAAGCTAATTTTAAAACTTCTATTGTTAATTATGAAAAAGCAATAGAACTATATACATCTATAGATGATTTAAAAGGATTAGCAGGTTGTAATAATGCCTTGGGAGTTCTAAATAAATACAAGGGTAATCAAAAACTCGCTCTAAAATATTATAAAAAAGCTTTAGCAATTGATCAGAAACTGGGAGTGAAAAAGAATATGCCTAATTACCTCTATAATATTGGTGGTATTTACTCTGGTATGGGAAAACATAAAGAAGCTTTAGTAAATTTTAAAAAGGCATTAAAAACATATACAAGCAATAATAATGAATATGGTATACTTAGCTGTTGGAATTCAATGGCTATAGTGTATCTTGATCAAGGTAATTATCCTCTGGCAATAGAATACAACCATAAATCATTAGACATTGCCAAAAAATCTAAAGATTCCATTGGTGTTTTTCAGTCATTAAATAATATCGGAAATATTTATAGACAACAACAGCTTTATGAAAAAGCACTAGATTTTTATAAAAAAGCTTTAGCTATTAAACAGGCTAATCACAATAGTAAAAGTAGTACTGCGATAAAAAATAATATTGGAGGGATCTATATCGATAAGAAAGAATTTGCTAATGCTATCTCTTATTTTAAGGAAACAATTACCCTTAGTAGAAAAATTAAGGATGACGAACATTTAGCGATTAGTCTTAATGGTTTAGGTTTTGGGTATTTGGGTATTAAAAAATATTCTGAAGCTTTAGCTAGCTTTAAAGAAGCGAATAAAATTACTTCTGTTAATCAAAAACAATACGAATTAGTAGAATCTCATATAGGTATGGCATGTGCATATTACTATATGAAAAAATACAACCTGGCATTAATTAATGCTGAAAAAGGGGCTCAATTGGCAAATACATATAAACTTTTAAAACACCGACGTGATGCCTATGAATTGCTTTCCAAAATAAACAATGAATTAGGAGAACACAAAAAAGCTCTTTTAAGTAATCAGCAATTAAAAATATTGAACGACAGTCTTTTTAATAGAGAAAATATTCAGAAAATTACAGAAGTAGAGTATGAATATAAGTACAAAAATGAGTTAGAATCTGCAGAGAAAAGAGAACTAAGACTTACACAAACGGTTAAAACTACAACCAATAACTTAGAGAGGTCACAACGAAATTTATTACTTGGTGTGATTGCTTTTTTAGTTACAACTTTAATTTTAGGAGCAACAATTTTCTTTTTAAAATTAAGGAATGAAAAATCTAAAACTCAAAATATAATCATAGAACAGAAATTGCTGCGCTCACAGATGACCCCTCACTTTATATTTAATTCACTTTCTGTATTACAAGGAATGATATTGAATAAAGAAGAAAAAAAGTCTGTTTCCTATTTGTCAAAGTTTTCAAAATTACTTCGTATTATTTTAGAAAACTCTAGAGACAAAATAGTGTTGCTTTCTCAAGAATTAACAGCTATAAAAAGCTATTTAGCACTTCAGAATTTAGAAAACAAAACCTATCAATACACTGTTTTTGTAGAGGACACTATAGACGTGTCTGTGTTTAAAATACCTCCTATGCTTATTCAGCCATTTGTTGAAAACGCTATAGAGCATGCATTTGTAAATCAAAAAGAAAATAGGATAATTGATGTTTACCTGTCTTATTCAAATAAAAATTTGATTTGTACCATTACAGATAATGGTATTGGGGTTGACTCTCAAAAAGAAAATAAAAAGGGTAATAAAAAATCATTATCTACAACGATAACTTCTGAGCGATTAAAAATATTATCTAAAGATTTTAAAATGAAAAGCTCGATTTCTGTTGAAGATAGAAAGAAATATAACGAGCAAGGAACACTAGTCACTTTGATCATCCCTTATAAAATACAGGAAGTATAA
- a CDS encoding TonB-dependent receptor has protein sequence MKLLFFTISFLLLHYSIYAQVLTGTVVNQNQQAIKEANILNKTTNEHTHTNTHGSFSLKNISVGDILKFSRLGYQSEEVTIKDLSTSLIIVLYPESINLDEVIISSEVNTLQLITDVDIQTNPVNSSQDILRKVPGLFIGQHAGGGKAEQIFLRGFDIDHGTDINLTVDGLPVNMVSHAHGQGYADLHFVIPETIDRVDFGKGVYYEDKGNFATAGYVDFKTKENLNTSMIKLEAGQFDTYRLLGMFNIMSTAQHNAYVASEYLSTDSFFDSPQNFNRINILGKYTGFITDSDKLGVTVSNFSSKWDASGQIPQRAVDSDLISRFGAIDDTEGGNTSRTNFLVNYDKIINEKSTLKNSVYWSAYDFELYSNFTFLLEDPINGDQIRQKEGRTIFGLNSEYQKAFSGNKVEGTWQAGISLRNDQSKDNELSRSRNRIETLQQIQFGDINETNFGAYLGANIHLNKWTFNPSIRVDYFDFQYNDALLGLYKTQEETEATISPKLNIFYNASNELQVYAKAGKGFHSNDSRVVVAREGETILPSALGTDIGFVWKPTSKMLFNLAYWYLYLEQEFVYVGDAGIVEPSGETRRQGIDLSYRYQIFPWLFCNLDANYTQARSIDGPSDADYIPLAADFTLIGGFNVLHKSGFFGSVNIRHLNDRPANEDNSIVAEGYTITDLNVGYKWKKMSLGIQIQNLFDQDWNETQFATESRLAGEPQSVEEIHFTPGTPFFLKTTVQYNF, from the coding sequence ATGAAGCTACTTTTTTTTACCATTTCATTCTTACTGCTACATTATTCAATATATGCTCAAGTCTTAACCGGTACTGTGGTAAATCAAAATCAGCAAGCAATTAAGGAAGCTAATATCTTAAACAAAACAACAAATGAACACACTCATACGAATACCCATGGTAGTTTTAGTTTAAAAAATATCTCTGTCGGTGACATTCTAAAGTTTTCACGTTTGGGATACCAAAGTGAAGAAGTAACGATCAAAGATTTAAGCACATCTTTGATTATTGTATTGTATCCAGAATCTATTAATTTAGATGAAGTAATTATTTCTTCAGAAGTTAATACACTTCAATTAATTACAGATGTAGATATACAAACCAACCCAGTAAATTCTTCCCAAGATATTTTGAGAAAAGTTCCTGGATTATTTATAGGGCAACATGCCGGAGGAGGAAAAGCAGAACAAATCTTTTTACGTGGTTTTGACATTGATCATGGTACTGATATTAACCTGACTGTTGATGGACTTCCTGTAAATATGGTGTCCCATGCTCACGGACAAGGATATGCTGATTTACACTTCGTAATTCCCGAAACTATTGATAGAGTAGATTTTGGGAAAGGGGTATATTATGAGGACAAGGGTAACTTTGCTACCGCTGGTTATGTAGACTTTAAAACCAAAGAAAACCTGAATACGAGTATGATCAAACTAGAGGCAGGGCAGTTTGACACGTATCGTCTTTTGGGGATGTTTAATATTATGAGTACTGCACAACACAATGCTTATGTAGCATCAGAATATTTATCTACTGATAGTTTTTTTGACAGTCCGCAAAACTTTAATCGGATTAACATTTTAGGAAAATATACTGGTTTTATTACCGATAGCGATAAGCTTGGTGTTACTGTTTCTAACTTTAGCAGTAAATGGGATGCATCAGGACAAATACCACAGCGAGCAGTCGATAGTGATTTGATTTCGCGATTTGGCGCTATTGATGATACAGAAGGAGGCAATACGTCAAGGACTAATTTTTTAGTAAACTATGATAAGATTATTAATGAAAAATCAACCTTAAAAAATAGTGTTTATTGGAGCGCCTATGATTTTGAACTCTATTCTAACTTTACTTTTTTATTAGAGGATCCTATTAATGGGGATCAGATTAGACAAAAGGAAGGTAGAACAATTTTTGGATTGAATAGTGAGTACCAAAAAGCATTTTCTGGTAATAAAGTGGAAGGAACTTGGCAAGCAGGGATTAGTCTTAGGAATGATCAAAGTAAAGACAATGAATTGTCTCGTTCACGTAACAGAATAGAAACCTTACAACAGATTCAGTTTGGAGATATTAACGAAACCAATTTTGGAGCTTACCTTGGGGCAAACATTCACTTGAATAAGTGGACATTCAACCCTTCTATAAGAGTGGATTATTTTGATTTTCAGTATAACGATGCGTTATTAGGGCTTTATAAAACTCAGGAAGAGACAGAAGCTACCATTAGCCCTAAACTGAATATTTTTTATAATGCTTCAAATGAATTACAGGTGTACGCAAAAGCCGGAAAAGGCTTTCACTCCAATGATTCGAGGGTTGTAGTTGCCCGAGAAGGCGAAACGATATTACCATCAGCTTTAGGAACTGATATAGGATTTGTTTGGAAGCCCACTTCTAAGATGCTTTTCAATCTTGCTTATTGGTATTTATATTTAGAACAAGAATTTGTATATGTAGGGGACGCAGGGATCGTAGAACCTAGTGGAGAAACAAGACGTCAAGGAATCGATCTCAGTTACCGATACCAGATTTTCCCTTGGTTGTTTTGTAATTTAGATGCCAATTATACACAAGCTAGGTCTATTGATGGGCCTTCAGATGCAGATTACATCCCCTTAGCAGCAGATTTTACTTTGATAGGTGGATTTAATGTTCTCCATAAATCAGGTTTTTTTGGGAGTGTCAATATTCGGCATCTAAATGATCGTCCTGCCAATGAAGATAACAGTATTGTAGCAGAGGGATATACTATCACGGATCTAAATGTAGGGTATAAATGGAAAAAAATGAGTTTGGGTATTCAAATACAAAACCTATTTGATCAAGATTGGAACGAAACTCAGTTCGCTACTGAATCGCGCTTGGCTGGCGAACCTCAATCTGTTGAAGAAATCCATTTTACCCCGGGGACACCTTTCTTTTTGAAAACAACAGTACAGTATAATTTTTAA
- a CDS encoding NADase-type glycan-binding domain-containing protein, with protein sequence MKIKLIILLLVCIACNSNKKKSADVLVVNTIKIDTSDHIITSELDEKQEVTLATIDSVSIKEIKQYIDDELPTIFDYYKQELIEEHSAWSDKLFGRCCSNTDLTFTENLFYKISSNFKNEKYLITNISDTDYSTAYVFKPNTKVKINIQLDLGKSFLSGRYSNKKLLNPNEVIMNPIKLSLINGYVKSKALFYENTRVKEIKVYVNHKYVETVVLMDKPLVQEFKVNAIFKTNDIITLEPISFYKGSKYDDVCISEIQTNLGKTALPGLNKKYNLMELLNKE encoded by the coding sequence ATGAAAATAAAATTGATAATCTTATTGTTAGTATGTATTGCTTGTAATTCGAATAAAAAGAAAAGTGCCGATGTACTAGTTGTTAACACTATCAAAATAGATACAAGCGATCATATAATCACTTCAGAATTGGATGAAAAACAAGAAGTAACCTTAGCTACAATTGATTCTGTAAGCATTAAAGAAATAAAACAGTATATAGATGATGAGTTGCCCACGATTTTCGATTACTATAAACAAGAGTTGATTGAAGAGCATAGTGCCTGGTCTGATAAATTATTTGGAAGATGTTGTTCAAATACAGACCTAACTTTTACCGAGAATTTGTTTTATAAAATTAGTTCCAACTTTAAGAATGAAAAATATCTGATTACAAATATTTCGGATACCGATTATTCAACAGCTTATGTTTTTAAACCTAATACCAAAGTCAAAATAAATATACAATTAGACCTGGGTAAATCTTTTTTAAGTGGTAGGTATTCAAACAAAAAATTGCTGAATCCAAATGAGGTTATTATGAATCCCATAAAACTAAGTTTAATTAATGGGTACGTGAAATCAAAAGCGCTTTTTTATGAGAACACAAGAGTTAAAGAAATAAAAGTATATGTTAATCATAAATATGTAGAAACAGTAGTTTTGATGGATAAACCTTTAGTGCAAGAATTTAAAGTGAATGCAATTTTTAAAACTAACGATATAATTACATTAGAACCAATAAGCTTTTACAAAGGAAGTAAATACGATGACGTTTGTATTTCTGAAATACAAACTAATTTAGGTAAGACTGCACTTCCTGGTTTAAATAAAAAATATAATCTTATGGAGTTATTGAATAAAGAGTAA
- a CDS encoding LytR/AlgR family response regulator transcription factor has protein sequence MKTVIVEDKEYIRKGLLNLLQLIDAEIEVIGECESVKDAVVVANACKPELIFLDINLTDGTGFDFLKQTENLNFKVIFITAYEEHALQALKIGAVDYLLKPVDIDELQIALQKVIALPITEQKKQIKTVKEVWNNEDSTLILSLHDSFQVIDLNELLFCESDKGYTTFHCSDSKKYMVSKTLKEFEERLSKANFTRPHQSFMVNLKFIDKYDKSGVIYLKNGKKIPVSSRKKEHFVNTFLNWNNN, from the coding sequence ATGAAAACAGTAATAGTAGAAGATAAGGAATACATTAGAAAAGGCTTACTTAATCTATTACAATTAATAGATGCCGAGATAGAAGTAATAGGAGAATGTGAATCGGTAAAAGATGCTGTTGTTGTAGCAAACGCCTGTAAACCAGAATTGATTTTTTTAGATATAAATCTTACCGACGGTACTGGGTTTGATTTTTTAAAGCAGACAGAAAATCTAAATTTTAAAGTGATCTTTATTACGGCCTATGAAGAGCATGCGTTACAAGCTTTAAAAATTGGTGCGGTAGATTATCTATTAAAACCTGTAGATATAGATGAATTACAAATAGCATTACAAAAAGTCATTGCATTACCGATAACAGAACAAAAAAAGCAAATAAAAACGGTAAAAGAGGTATGGAATAATGAAGACTCTACATTAATATTATCGCTTCATGATAGTTTTCAGGTTATAGATTTAAATGAATTACTATTTTGTGAGTCAGACAAAGGCTATACGACTTTTCATTGTAGTGATAGTAAAAAATATATGGTTTCAAAAACCTTAAAGGAATTTGAAGAACGCCTTTCTAAAGCCAATTTTACACGGCCGCACCAATCATTTATGGTCAACTTAAAATTTATAGATAAGTATGATAAATCTGGTGTTATTTATTTAAAGAATGGTAAAAAAATACCTGTATCTTCCCGAAAAAAGGAACACTTCGTAAACACTTTTTTAAATTGGAATAACAATTAA